Proteins encoded together in one Pseudoalteromonas xiamenensis window:
- a CDS encoding tetratricopeptide repeat protein, whose product MVWKIFGLCSLLLVVGCTTTSMHNRSLETHSPAPLNIAEKINHTLFNKVAIPSASELFSLPDEERTKFFAFQAHARRLGAREDKIIFNYLEAKLDEFTYDGQTLTAQESLQENHGNCISLAILTESYAQLAHVQTSFTEVSSIPIYQVQNGTVLVANHFKTKLLAPEETPTEKGWISFSKAGTVVDYFPEFDSVFIGNATRTDLITKFYANRSVDALLAEEYDLSYSYLLEALTLSPNDAELLNLAALLHKRKGDFDTANKLFEFGFEQNVKSYNLLSNYITLLDPIEDATRIALVESEFEQASTTPIDWLLLAQDYVRKDQLNTAERLLSKVIDAVPYLPEPYIEQAKIHYLRGNFTRARELLATASQKTSQKHKLAIIQAKQTALLRLNAKE is encoded by the coding sequence ATGGTCTGGAAAATTTTCGGATTGTGCAGTTTACTTTTAGTGGTTGGTTGTACAACAACGTCCATGCACAACCGTTCACTTGAAACACATTCTCCAGCACCTCTGAATATTGCAGAAAAGATCAATCATACTTTGTTTAATAAAGTTGCAATCCCTTCAGCATCTGAACTCTTTTCCTTACCAGATGAAGAACGCACTAAATTTTTTGCTTTTCAAGCGCACGCACGACGACTTGGGGCGCGAGAAGACAAGATTATTTTTAATTATTTAGAAGCCAAACTAGACGAGTTTACCTACGATGGACAAACTCTGACGGCCCAAGAAAGTTTGCAAGAAAATCATGGTAATTGCATTTCGCTTGCTATTCTCACTGAATCTTATGCCCAGCTCGCACATGTTCAAACTAGCTTTACTGAAGTCTCTAGCATTCCAATTTACCAAGTACAAAATGGGACTGTTTTAGTCGCGAACCACTTTAAAACAAAGTTACTTGCTCCCGAGGAAACACCAACGGAAAAAGGGTGGATTTCTTTTTCCAAAGCGGGCACCGTCGTCGACTATTTTCCTGAATTCGATTCCGTATTTATTGGCAATGCCACACGCACTGATTTAATCACGAAGTTTTACGCCAACCGAAGCGTCGATGCGTTGCTTGCCGAAGAATACGATCTCAGTTATTCCTATTTATTAGAAGCACTTACACTTTCACCAAATGATGCTGAACTGCTAAACCTTGCCGCACTACTCCACAAACGAAAAGGCGATTTCGATACTGCCAATAAGCTATTTGAATTCGGCTTTGAACAAAATGTTAAGAGCTACAACCTACTCAGCAACTACATCACACTACTCGATCCTATAGAGGATGCAACACGAATTGCCTTAGTGGAATCAGAATTTGAACAAGCCAGTACTACACCTATCGACTGGCTATTATTGGCGCAAGATTATGTGAGAAAAGACCAACTTAATACGGCCGAACGGTTACTTTCAAAAGTCATTGACGCCGTACCTTATTTACCTGAACCCTACATAGAGCAAGCCAAAATCCACTATCTCAGAGGCAATTTTACAAGAGCACGTGAACTACTCGCCACGGCAAGCCAAAAAACATC